In one Meles meles chromosome 17, mMelMel3.1 paternal haplotype, whole genome shotgun sequence genomic region, the following are encoded:
- the TMEM81 gene encoding transmembrane protein 81: MRTSAAGFLLGSLVLAFGLPLVVTSPKTLAFPKKLQQAVGRVIVNATACTVTCGLGYKEETVCEVGPDDVRRKCVSQRLECLMNWVCGMLHFTVLRGEAFELSCLSSDILRVGKEAFRFTWRLARGIISTDDEIFKPFRASSHFVKFESIQEYDSGTYRCDVQLLRNLKFVKRLYFGLRVLPSHLVNLNFHQSLTDNQKLVDQGLEVNLDNSSKPQHPRWGKVAIALGIGIASGVAGGVLMVIALGSGLRLMHSSDGLESFKAFLWKAWLPRNPDQFRKPG; the protein is encoded by the coding sequence ATGAGGACCTCGGCCGCTGGTTTCCTCCTTGGGAGCCTGGTGTTGGCCTTTGGTCTGCCTTTGGTGGTGACTTCACCGAAAACACTGGCCTTCCCAAAGAAACTGCAGCAAGCCGTGGGGAGGGTTATTGTCAATGCCACGGCCTGCACGGTCACCTGTGGCCTCGGCTATAAGGAAGAGACGGTCTGCGAGGTGGGCCCTGACGACGTGAGAAGGAAGTGTGTGTCCCAGCGCCTGGAGTGTCTGATGAACTGGGTCTGTGGGATGCTCCACTTCACCGTCCTCAGAGGGGAAGCGTTCGAGCTCAGCTGCCTGAGTTCAGACATCCTGCGGGTGGGGAAGGAGGCCTTTCGCTTCACCTGGAGGCTGGCCCGCGGCATCATCTCAACTGACGATGAAATCTTCAAACCCTTCCGGGCCAGCTCGCACTTCGTGAAGTTTGAGTCTATTCAGGAGTACGACTCTGGGACGTACCGGTGCGATGTGCAGCTGTTGAGGAACTTGAAATTTGTCAAGAGGCTCTATTTCGGGCTGCGGGTCCTTCCCTCTCACTTGGTGAACCTGAATTTCCATCAGTCCCTTACTGACAATCAGAAGTTAGTCGATCAGGGCCTGGAAGTGAATCTGGACAACAGTTCCAAGCCTCAGCACCCACGGTGGGGAAAGGTGGCCATAGCCTTGGGAATAGGAATCGCCAGTGGAGTGGCTGGCGGCGTGTTGATGGTCATTGCCCTGGGCAGTGGGCTGAGGCTGATGCATAGCAGCGACGGCCTTGAGTCCTTCAAAGCCTTCCTCTGGAAAGCCTGGCTGCCCAGGAACCCGGACCAGTTTAGGAAGCCAGGCTAG
- the CNTN2 gene encoding contactin-2 — protein sequence MGTPTRRKSHLLLLVTVALVSTPAQSSARGSLATFGPVFEDQPLGLLFPEESTEEKVRLACRARASPPATYRWKMNGTEMKLEPGSRHQLVGGNLVIMNPTKAQDAGVYQCLASNPVGTVVSREAVLRFGFLQEFSKEERDPVKTHEGWGVMLPCNPPAHYPGLSYRWLLNEFPNFIPTDGRHFVSQTTGNLYIARTNASDLGNYSCLATSHMDFSTKSVFSKFAQLNLAAEDPRLFAPSIKARFPAETYALVGQQVTLECFAFGNPVPQIKWRKVDGSLSPQWTTAEPTLQIPSVSFEDEGTYECEAENSKGRDIVQGRIIVQAQPEWLKVISDMEADIGSNLRWGCAAAGKPRPTVRWLRNGEPLASQSRVEVLGGDLRFSKLSLEDSGMYQCVAENKHGTIYASAELAVQALAPDFRLNPVKRLIPAARGGEIAIPCQPRAAPKAVVLWSKGTEILVNSSRVTVTPDGTLIIRNISRSDEGKYTCFAENFMGKANSTGILSVRDATKITLAPSSADINLGDSLTLQCHASHDPTMDLTFIWTLDDLPIDLDQPGGHYRRASAKETVGDLTILNAQLRHGGKYTCMAQTVVDSASKEATVLVRGPPGPPGGVVVRNIGDTTVQLSWSRGFDNHSPIAKYTLQARTPPAGKWKQVRTNPANIEGNAETAQVLGLTPWMDYEFRVLASNILGTGEPSGPSSKIRTKEAAPSVAPSGLSGGGGAPGELIVNWTPVSREYQNGDGFGYLLSFRRQGGSGWQTARVPGADAQHFVYSNDSVRPYTPFEVKIRSYNRRGEGPESLTALVYSAEEEPRVAPTKVWAKGVSSSEMNVTWEPVQQDTNGILLGYEIRYWKAGDKEAAADRVRTAGLDTSARVTSLHPNTKYHVTVRAYNRAGTGPASPSANATTMKPPPQRPPGNISWTFSSSSLSIKWDPVVPLRNESAVTGYKMLYQNDLHPTPTLHVTSRNWIDIVVPEDIGHALVQIRTTGPGGDGIPAEVHIVRNGGTSMMVENSAISPTPHPGTILSSSVAMLVLVGYLEL from the exons ATGGGGACACCCACCAGGAGGAAGTCACACCTGCTGCTGCTGGTCACTGTGGCCCTCGTCTCCACTCCAG CTCAGAGTTCAGCCCGGGGATCCCTGGCCACCTTTGGGCCAGTCTTCGAAGATCAACCCCTCGGCCTGCTATTCCCAGAGGAGTCCACGGAGGAGAAGGTGAGGCTGGCGTGCCGTGCCCGGGCCAGCCCTCCAGCCACCTATAG GTGGAAGATGAATGGTACGGAGATGAAGCTGGAGCCCGGCTCCCGCCACCAGCTGGTGGGGGGCAACCTGGTCATCATGAACCCCACCAAGGCCCAGGACGCCGGCGTCTACCAGTGCCTGGCCTCCAACCCTGTGGGCACCGTCGTCAGCAGGGAGGCTGTCCTCCGCTTCGGCT TTCTGCAGGAATTCTCCAAGGAGGAGCGAGACCCGGTGAAAACCCACGAAGGCTGGGGTGTGATGCTGCCCTGTAACCCGCCCGCCCACTACCCAG GCTTGTCCTACCGCTGGCTTCTCAACGAGTTCCCCAACTTCATCCCAACGGACGGACGTCACTTCGTGTCCCAGACCACAGGGAACCTGTACATCGCCCGGACCAACGCCTCAGACCTGGGCAACTACTCCTGTCTGGCCACCAGCCACATGGACTTCTCCACCAAGAGCGTCTTCAGCAAGTTCGCTCAGCTCAACCTGGCTGCGGAAG atCCCAGGCTCTTCGCACCCAGCATCAAGGCCCGGTTCCCGGCAGAGACCTATGCGCTAGTGGGACAGCAAGTCACCCTGGAGTGCTTCGCCTTTGGGAA CCCCGTGCCCCAGATCAAGTGGCGCAAAGTGGACGGCTCCTTGTCCCCTCAGTGGACCACCGCTGAGCCCACCCTGCAGATACCCAGCGTCAGCTTCGAGGACGAGGGCACCTATGAGTGTGAGGCGGAGAACTCCAAGGGCCGCGACATTGTCCAGGGCCGCATCATCGTGCAGG CTCAGCCCGAGTGGCTGAAGGTGATCTCAGACATGGAGGCTGACATCGGTTCCAACCTGCGTTGGGGCTGTGCGGCGGCTGGCAAGCCCCGGCCCACGGTGCGCTGGCTGCGGAACGGGGAGCCTCTGGCCTCCCAG TCCCGTGTGGAGGTGCTGGGTGGGGACCTGCGCTTCTCCAAGCTGAGCCTGGAGGACTCCGGCATGTACCAGTGTGTGGCAGAGAATAAACACGGCACCATCTACGCCAGCGCCGAGCTGGCCGTGCAAG ccctggcCCCTGACTTCAGGCTGAACCCCGTAAAGCGTCTGATCCCTGCGGCCCGCGGCGGAGAGATCGCTATCCCCTGTCAGCCCCGGGCGGCTCCGAAGGCTGTGGTGCTCTGGAGCAAAGGCACCGAGATTTTGGTCAACAGTAGCAG AGTGACCGTAACTCCGGATGGCACCTTGATCATAAGAAACATCAGTCGGTCAGATGAAGGCAAATACACCTGCTTTGCTGAGAACTTCATGGGGAAAGCCAACAGCACGGGCATCCTCTCTGTGCGAG ATGCAACCAAGATCACCCTAGCCCCCTCGAGTGCGGACATCAACTTGGGGGATAGCCTGACCCTGCAGTGCCACGCCTCCCACGATCCCACCATGGACCTCACCTTCATCTGGACCCTGGATGACTTACCCATCGACCTCGATCAGCCCGGGGGACACTACCGGAGGGCCAGCGCG AAGGAGACAGTTGGGGATCTGACCATCCTGAACGCCCAGCTGCGTCACGGCGGGAAGTACACGTGCATGGCCCAGACGGTGGTGGACAGTGCGTCCAAGGAGGCCACAGTCCTGGTCCGAG GTCCCCCAGGTCCCCCAGGAGGCGTGGTGGTGAGGAACATTGGTGACACCACCGTCCAGCTCAGCTGGAGCCGAGGCTTCGACAACCACAGCCCCATTGCCAAGTACACCCTGCAAGCCCGCACTCCACCTGCAGGGAAGTGGAAGCAGGTTCGCACCA ATCCCGCCAACATCGAGGGCAACGCTGAGACCGCCCAGGTGCTGGGCCTCACGCCCTGGATGGACTATGAGTTCCGGGTCTTAGCCAGCAACATCCTGGGCACTGGGGAACCCAGTGGGCCCTCTAGCAAAATCCGGACCAAGGAAGCAG CCCCCTCGGTAGCACCCTCGGGACTCAGCGGAGGGGGTGGAGCCCCTGGAGAGCTCATCGTCAACTGGACG CCCGTGTCGCGGGAGTACCAGAACGGAGACGGCTTCGGCTACCTGCTGTCCTTCCGCAGGCAGGGCGGCAGCGGCTGGCAGACCGCCCGGGTGCCCGGCGCCGACGCCCAGCACTTCGTCTACAGCAACGACAGCGTCCGGCCCTACACGCCTTTCGAGGTCAAAATCCGCAGCTACAACCGCCGCGGGGAGGGTCCCGAGAGCCTCACGGCGCTGGTGTACTCGGCGGAGGAAG AGCCCAGGGTGGCCCCTACTAAGGTCTGGGCCAAGGGGGTCTCCTCCTCAGAGATGAACGTGACCTGGGAACCTGTGCAGCAGGACACGAACGGCATCCTCCTGGGGTACGAG ATCCGCTACTGGAAGGCCGGGGACAAGGAAGCAGCCGCCGACCGCGTGAGGACCGCGGGGCTGGACACCAGTGCCCGAGTCACCAGCCTGCACCCCAACACCAAGTACCACGTGACCGTGCGGGCCTACAACCGGGCAGGCACTGGGCCCGCCAGCCCTTCTGCCAATGCCACCACCATGAAGCCCC CTCCACAGCGCCCTCCTGGCAACATCTCATGGACTTTCTCAAGCTCCAGTCTTAGCATCAAGTGGGATCCTGTGGTTCCTCTCCGAAATGAGTCTGCGGTCACGGGCTATAAG aTGCTGTACCAGAACGACTTACACCCGACTCCCACGCTCCACGTCACCAGCAGGAACTGGATAGACATTGTCGTTCCGGAAGACATCGGCCATGCCCTGGTGCAGATTCGGACCACGGGGCCAGGAGGGGACGGGATCCCAGCAGAAGTCCACATCGTGAGGAATGGAG GCACAAGCATGATGGTGGAGAACTCTGCAATCAGCCCGACCCCGCATCCCGGCACCATCCTTTCCTCGTCGGTGGCGATGCTGGTCCTCGTAGGCTACCTGGAGCTCTGA